A window of Drosophila sulfurigaster albostrigata strain 15112-1811.04 chromosome X, ASM2355843v2, whole genome shotgun sequence genomic DNA:
CATGTTGTGCTAATTGCTTGTCTCAAATGTAATCCCATTTCAGCTGTTGCCGTCCTCCCACGCTCGAAGTTCTAcgtgcaacatgttgcagcaCTCCAAGCCGTCGCGCAGCTAAAACAATCTTCACACcgcaagcacaaaaaaacCGAAGaaggagtgagagagagagaaagagattgaCAAGTGatgtaagagagagagagagaaagagagtgagagatagaAAAACCGCACAGCACATtccacaagaacaacaaaatggtGCACGGTCCACCGGCGAGAAGAAAATCCCAGCAGGcggaaaatggaaatgcaaactgtgaaatggaaatggacgCGATGCCAACGCCTCCCGATGGCGGATGGGGCTGGGTTGTCGTCTTTGGCTCCTTCATGATCCACATTGTCAGTAAGTGTTCTGTGCATTCTCTCAGTCAATCAATTAACCAGACATTGTCACTTGACCTGGACACACGCGCACCGTGGTGCAAACACCATTTGTCATGGCAATAAACACGAGTGACAACGATAAGCCAGAAATCCTTGAGATATCTAATCTAAGCTATAGGGTTctttatatacacatatatagaaaGACCTCAAGCAGATAATGCTGTGCTATATTCCATATCGATTGAGGAACACAATAAAAAACTGTGCCCATAAATAAGTGAATACGTTTCGCTGTATACTGTTGTCGAGTTAATAATATAGCACTTCGGAATGTTaggaatttcattttattcttcctatatacatatattttatacctaGTTGACTTTAGTAGCACcgtacatttaaaatttttatcaaatagttcttattaaaaagaataaaaatctTGAACAGATTTTGAAATTCCCCCAATTGCTGCAAGGAAAATACACCTTGAACATGCTCTAAAAAAACACTTGCAATGCTTGCTTTCAATGTTGGCGATGACGCATATCTATCAAATCGGTAAACAAGTATAATCTAATATACTAATGGAACTCTATCAAAGACTAAACTGATCTGATTAGAGCACTAAAGACTCTCttgatatagtatatattatatgttaagtGAATGAGAtaaagtgtttgtgtgtgttcaaaGAGCGATTATTTGTGTACGATAAACATCGAGAGTCGAGAGAATTTGATGGCGTTATCATCAACTGGCAACCACTGTGCACACAACTCTGCtggattttgatttgatttgaagtAGCGCCTGTTGCTGTCTTTTGTGAGCTTCTTTGCCGCCGCCTGGCAACCGAAGTCGACTACTGCTGTAGCTCTAGCtgcattcataaattaataaaaaacaaaaccaacaccTTGGACGGCTTATGGCATATGGACATGTGCTTAGCACTCCCCATTCTCCCTTCCTTCTCACGTGGTCATAAAAGAGCGTGCGAATCAAATCATTGTTTTCTGCGCCAGCAATAAGTCATAAATTCGTTGCCCAACTACTAAATTTACGACTGCTAGACGGCAAAAAACCATGCAAAACGATATGAAGAGCGACGAGGAGAAAGAGGTGCCCACTAAAATGTAATGGgttaatacataataattaattggCTAATTGGCCAAGTGGTCGACTAGCCTAATCTTATCAAATAGCGGCTAATTGCCCCCGCGTCCCCATAAGAAGCTCCCGAGTGTCGGGGCCTATAACTgggttagtttttttttagccaTATAAATGCCAGGCCAACCACAGAGTAGGTAGCTGATAAACAACACAACCACGTTTTTCAATACTCTTATTAATTGCCAACTAAACTGATTTATGACATTAGATttcgtttcgattcgatttgtgttgcatactttcgagcGCAGCGGAAAAattgaagtttggcaacgtcGCCTACATAAATTGGCTGAAAATGtgtttgaaattgattttaacgCGCATGAAAAGGTTGTTCAGCAACAAGttaataaagtaaaacatAATTAGGTtgttattaatgaaattattgattGTGAAACGAGATTACCCCATTTGTTATAACTTCTTTTATCCACAGCCGATGGCATGACATACTCTTTTGGCATCTTCTACAACGAGTTTCTCACGTACTTCAATGAGGGCAAGGGCTACACGGCCTGGATAGCCTCCATAATGGTGGGCGTGACCTTCTCCTCGGGTAAGTGAACTTCAACCCTTGCCTCTCCACACATACTTATCCACTTTAATGCATTTGGTAGGACCCATCAGCTCTTCGTTTGTGAATCGATACGGTTGTCGCACGGTGACAATTGCGGGCGCTCTTCTTGCGGCTGGTTGCATCATTGCCAGCGTGTTTGCTCAAAATGTTGCCACATTGATCATCACAATTGGCGTAGGCACTGGCCTGGGATTCGGTCTCATCTATTTGCCGGCCATTGTGAGTGTGACGCAATACTTTGAATCGAAGCGTTCCCTGGCCACAGGCATTGCGGTCTGTGGCTCTGGCTTTGGCACGTTTGTGTTTGCCCCGCTGACGGAAACGCTGATCGCTGGCTATGGGTGGCGTGGAGCCATGCTCATCATTGGCGGCTTGATGCTCAACTGCATCATCTTTGGTGCCATGTTTCGACCCTTGGAGGCGCCTCAGCCCAAGGCCGCAAAGTTGGGCAACAAATCGAGCATCAAGGATCAGAATGTAACGCCCGCTGAGCTGGAACCGCTCAAGGCAAAACCCGTCACAGATCAGTATCTGCAGCTGCCGCAACGTAACGATGCACCAACAATTGGCGGAGGCGCTGGCAACGGACTCTGTCGGTCCAATAGCGTAGGACACAACCTCAAGCCGGGACTGGTAAGTTGAGCAACAGTTGTCGACTTACAAAAGAGATTTAATCCGATATCCGCACAGAACAACAACTCGAATGGATTGCTCAACGGACAGGCGGTGAACAATAGCACAACGTTGGtgaagagcaacagcaacgatgaCATCACCAGGACCTTTGCCAGCCAGCCGCAGTTGATGCCGCTGCGTGATTCGCATCGTGAGCACAGCGCCAGCGGCACAATGTATCGACCCGATGCCCTCTATCAGGTATGTGAGAATCTTGTGAATCCCCGCCAGTCTCATTCTGTATGATTTCCAATAATTTCAGGGCTCGCTGCACAATATTCCCGAGTACACCAGTTCACGCAATGATCTGTCCCGTTCGCGTTCCGGTTCCGGGGTCATCAAGCGCTATGGATCGCTGCGTCAGAGTCATCCGTTGGGTCAGAGTCAGGTCAGTTTTtgatacattttattttatttgcatacaaaatattgtttggCAGCTTAGCGACtaggaacaaaaaaaaaaccaaaaaatttgCGCAATTCCTTCGATAAACCGAAGCCGATATCTCCCATACAAAGTACTATATCAGATAAAGCCTCAGATAGATCTAAGAATATCTATCCCAGCGATTTGGGTAGCATAAATAACCCTGTAGTCGACCGAGCAGCTAAACGAGGTAGGAATACCAGAGCCAGCAACAGAGCTTATAGAGCAGATAGAGGCGCACGGCAATATTGATGTATTCCTTGCTGATAGAGAAGAATTACAGAGGgaaaaaatatcataataagGGAATATAATTAAGCaatatatgctatataaaGTGAAAGTGTTGAAAAGAAAAGACTAAAGAAGAGAAACTGTAgcgttttaattgaattaatctGAGGACAAAAAGAAACCTATCCTCTAGCTAAGGAAGCAGTAGAAAGAAAACCTCAGGAACGAGGGGAGAGCTACTTACATGCGCAAAATGATCTGAGCCCGTGGCAGCGACTGTGGACTCTCGCCTAGTAAATCGTGTCGAATGCTGAGTATCATGTTCTTGCAAGCGGTGATTAGACGTTCCTCCGAATGCGCATAACGATATTCATCGTACAGACAAAATTCCGTGCTGCAAACGAAAAAGAATTAAGAGAACCCATCAAATGCATCTTCACTGCAGTTAGCTTACTTTCGATTTACGTCTAGAACGGTGTCGATATCAGTGCAACCGGGACTGTCGTAGTTGTTGAACATGAAGGGTTTCATCACCTCCAGCGTTTGATAGGACTTGCGCGCGATACGCATGAGCGCTGGCGGACGTCCGAAGAGCCTCAGCAGCATGTCCACAAGCAAAGCTGGTATAATTTGTTTGGTGAACACTAGGAATTTATAGACTAAACGATTGTCCGTGTAATGACAGCCGGGAGCCAATAGGTTCATCAAGAAGGCGCCCTTGTGCCACAGATCGATGACGTCCATGTTCTCAGCCATGTGGAGGAAAGTATGCGGAATATGTGTGCGGGAGGAGCTCTGATAGACGATC
This region includes:
- the LOC133848191 gene encoding monocarboxylate transporter 12, which encodes MVHGPPARRKSQQAENGNANCEMEMDAMPTPPDGGWGWVVVFGSFMIHIVTDGMTYSFGIFYNEFLTYFNEGKGYTAWIASIMVGVTFSSGPISSSFVNRYGCRTVTIAGALLAAGCIIASVFAQNVATLIITIGVGTGLGFGLIYLPAIVSVTQYFESKRSLATGIAVCGSGFGTFVFAPLTETLIAGYGWRGAMLIIGGLMLNCIIFGAMFRPLEAPQPKAAKLGNKSSIKDQNVTPAELEPLKAKPVTDQYLQLPQRNDAPTIGGGAGNGLCRSNSVGHNLKPGLNNNSNGLLNGQAVNNSTTLVKSNSNDDITRTFASQPQLMPLRDSHREHSASGTMYRPDALYQGSLHNIPEYTSSRNDLSRSRSGSGVIKRYGSLRQSHPLGQSQELTKCCGCITCSKETRDTFAEMMNFSLLKDAVFVIFSISNFCTSIGFNVPYLYVAAHCETLGINKQQASFLIATIGVANTVGRIILGYIADKPWVNRLLVYNVCLTACGIATAMVPLCTDYNSLLVYCSVFGFTIGAYVGLTSVILVDLLGLEKLTNAFGLLLLFQGIASFIGPPIGGWMYDITNTYSPAFLMAGIMIAISGLVMFGIPPLQRCQSRQLERKLNSEQLALS